One segment of Gilliamella sp. ESL0441 DNA contains the following:
- the purM gene encoding phosphoribosylformylglycinamidine cyclo-ligase has product MPTKTSLSYKDAGVDIDAGNELVNRIKSVVNETKRPEVMGGLGGFGALCAIPQKYHEPILVSGTDGVGTKLRLAMDLSHHDSIGIDLVAMCVNDLIVQGAEPLFFLDYYATGKLNVDIAATVVTGIAQGCKQAGCALVGGETAEMPGMYQGNDYDLAGFCVGVVEKSKMIEGSQIQDGDAIIALASSGPHSNGYSLIRKIIEVSGVNPSTEKLNEIPLADHLLAPTKIYVKPILDLIEHVNLHAIAHITGGGFWENIPRVLPDNMQAIINESSWQWPPIFHWLQQAGKVSHHEMYRTFNCGVGLIVVLPKDCVDKAIALLTDHGEKAWVIGEIKHSSSNDKVLIV; this is encoded by the coding sequence GTGCCAACTAAAACATCTCTCAGCTACAAAGATGCTGGTGTCGATATCGATGCTGGTAATGAACTTGTTAATCGTATCAAATCAGTCGTCAACGAAACCAAACGACCTGAAGTTATGGGCGGTTTAGGTGGATTTGGTGCATTATGCGCAATCCCACAAAAATATCATGAACCCATTTTAGTGTCCGGTACTGATGGGGTTGGAACTAAATTGCGCCTAGCTATGGATTTGAGCCATCACGATTCGATTGGTATTGATTTAGTCGCCATGTGCGTCAATGATCTGATTGTACAAGGTGCTGAACCTCTATTTTTTCTTGATTATTATGCAACAGGAAAACTCAATGTTGACATTGCAGCAACGGTGGTGACAGGAATCGCGCAAGGTTGTAAACAAGCTGGTTGTGCATTAGTCGGTGGCGAAACAGCTGAAATGCCAGGCATGTATCAGGGCAATGATTACGATCTGGCAGGCTTCTGTGTGGGTGTAGTTGAAAAATCCAAAATGATCGAAGGCAGTCAAATACAAGACGGTGATGCCATCATTGCGTTAGCATCCAGTGGGCCTCACTCTAATGGCTACTCATTAATTCGAAAAATTATTGAAGTCAGCGGGGTCAATCCCTCAACAGAAAAATTGAATGAGATACCGCTTGCAGATCATTTGCTTGCGCCAACTAAAATCTATGTAAAACCGATCCTTGACCTGATTGAGCATGTTAATTTACATGCTATTGCACATATCACTGGGGGAGGCTTCTGGGAAAACATTCCACGAGTGCTACCCGACAATATGCAAGCTATCATTAACGAAAGCAGTTGGCAATGGCCACCAATATTTCATTGGCTACAACAAGCAGGTAAAGTTAGTCACCATGAAATGTATCGTACTTTTAACTGTGGTGTTGGTTTGATTGTTGTCTTACCAAAAGATTGTGTAGATAAAGCAATAGCTTTACTGACAGACCATGGAGAAAAAGCTTGGGTGATAGGAGAGATAAAACACTCATCATCGAATGATAAAGTACTTATCGTATAA
- the ruvX gene encoding Holliday junction resolvase RuvX, translating into MATIIAFDFGTASIGAAIGQDITKTANSLCSFKARDGIPSWQAIEKVLNEWKPDYLVVGLPLNMDGSEQPLTARARKFANRLHGMFGYQVHLQDERLSTVEAKSHIFASRGYRALDKGHIDATSAIIILESWFENH; encoded by the coding sequence ATGGCAACAATTATTGCATTTGATTTTGGAACAGCGAGTATTGGTGCAGCAATTGGGCAAGACATCACCAAAACAGCCAATTCGCTTTGTTCTTTTAAAGCACGAGATGGCATTCCAAGTTGGCAAGCCATCGAAAAAGTATTGAATGAGTGGAAACCCGATTATTTAGTCGTCGGGTTACCACTCAATATGGATGGCAGTGAACAACCGCTTACCGCCAGAGCACGCAAATTTGCTAATCGCTTACATGGCATGTTTGGCTATCAAGTCCACTTACAAGATGAAAGACTATCGACGGTCGAAGCGAAATCACATATTTTTGCTTCACGTGGTTACCGTGCGCTTGATAAAGGTCATATAGATGCAACTTCAGCTATTATCATTTTAGAAAGTTGGTTTGAAAACCATTAA